A DNA window from Mucilaginibacter xinganensis contains the following coding sequences:
- a CDS encoding NAD kinase — MKIAVYGRQFNDPVVIPFIQQVFNNLVQHNVEIFVHPLLHDFLQENIKTTEYQLLENTETLKAPIDLFLTLGGDGTLLDMVTVIRDTGIPVIGINFGRLGFLASINKNDIDAAIYAVVNKQFTLDSRELLRIDSEQEIFGKDNFALNDITIHKRDDAAMITTHVFLDQEFLNSYWGDGIIISTATGSTAYSLSCGGPILFPQSNSIVLTPNAPHNLNVRPIVLPDTSILAFDVECRSNNYLVSCDSRTAIIDKTMRFQVSKAGFSLNLIRLNNESYLSTLRNKLLWGLDVRNY; from the coding sequence ATGAAGATCGCAGTTTACGGAAGGCAATTTAATGATCCGGTAGTTATCCCCTTTATCCAGCAGGTTTTTAATAATTTGGTTCAGCATAACGTGGAAATTTTTGTCCATCCTTTGCTGCACGACTTTCTGCAGGAGAATATTAAAACTACCGAATACCAGCTGCTGGAAAATACAGAAACGCTTAAAGCCCCTATAGACCTTTTTTTAACGCTAGGCGGCGACGGTACGCTGTTGGATATGGTGACCGTGATCCGTGATACCGGCATCCCCGTAATTGGAATAAACTTTGGCAGACTGGGCTTTTTAGCCAGCATTAATAAAAATGATATTGATGCAGCAATTTATGCTGTAGTAAACAAACAATTCACTTTAGACAGCAGGGAATTGCTCCGGATAGATTCGGAACAGGAAATATTCGGGAAAGATAATTTTGCCCTTAATGATATTACTATTCATAAGCGCGATGATGCGGCTATGATAACCACCCACGTTTTTTTAGACCAGGAATTTCTGAATTCATACTGGGGCGATGGGATTATTATTTCAACAGCCACCGGATCAACGGCTTATTCATTAAGCTGCGGCGGCCCCATTCTCTTCCCCCAGTCAAACAGTATTGTACTTACCCCTAATGCACCCCATAATTTAAACGTTAGGCCCATAGTGCTGCCAGACACCAGCATCCTGGCCTTTGATGTGGAGTGCCGCAGTAATAATTACCTGGTATCGTGCGATTCGCGGACGGCAATTATTGATAAAACCATGCGTTTCCAGGTAAGCAAGGCTGGGTTCAGTTTAAATTTGATCCGCTTAAATAATGAAAGTTATTTATCAACGTTAAGAAACAAGTTGTTATGGGGGCTTGACGTTCGCAACTATTAA
- the porG gene encoding type IX secretion system protein PorG codes for MPKFLLLIFLVFTTVTLRAQTWEIGAAAGGAGYMGDLNTNNPIKISGYVFGGFVKRNFNGYLSARLNANFGQVSAADSTSGSQQFRNRNLSFTTDLREVSLVAEFNFMNYIPDAGKNKYSPYIFLGIADTHYVPRTVYRGKTYDLRSLQTEGESIYPTSTISILYGAGFKYNITGKFTLGAELGYRNTNTDYLDDVSGNYADKSRQSLTAALLGDRSGEKTGVYIGSQGTQRGDLRPHDTYFFSQITISYTFVTQKCYFQ; via the coding sequence ATGCCGAAGTTTTTACTGCTGATATTTTTAGTTTTCACTACTGTTACCTTAAGGGCGCAAACCTGGGAAATTGGGGCGGCTGCCGGTGGTGCGGGCTATATGGGCGACCTGAACACTAACAACCCAATTAAAATTAGTGGTTATGTTTTTGGGGGATTTGTAAAACGGAACTTTAACGGTTATTTGTCAGCAAGGCTAAATGCTAACTTTGGGCAGGTAAGCGCAGCCGACAGCACCTCAGGCAGCCAGCAATTCAGGAACAGGAATTTAAGCTTTACTACTGACCTCAGAGAAGTAAGCCTGGTAGCTGAATTTAATTTTATGAACTACATTCCCGATGCCGGAAAAAATAAATACTCCCCTTACATTTTTTTGGGCATAGCCGATACGCATTATGTTCCGCGCACGGTATATAGAGGTAAAACTTATGATTTGCGAAGCCTGCAGACTGAAGGAGAGTCCATTTATCCAACTTCTACCATTTCTATCTTATACGGTGCGGGCTTTAAATACAACATTACCGGCAAATTTACACTGGGCGCTGAACTGGGTTACCGCAATACCAATACCGATTACCTTGACGACGTTAGCGGAAACTATGCTGATAAAAGCAGGCAATCGTTAACGGCGGCATTGCTGGGTGATCGTTCCGGCGAAAAAACCGGCGTTTATATTGGCAGCCAGGGCACACAGCGCGGCGATTTGAGGCCCCACGATACCTATTTCTTCTCACAAATTACTATCTCATACACTTTTGTTACCCAAAAGTGTTATTTTCAATAA
- a CDS encoding ExbD/TolR family protein, whose product MAELAPSSGKSGSKHVKRMPLRVDLTAMVDLAFLLITFFMLTTSLQKPREMSVVMPAKGPSAGVSDKTTLTICLGTKNQAMYYLGMADKPLSAPKLTGYGLGIRTAIVEMSKQVLTSTGKSMTVIIKPAEHSAYENLVDALDELNITRVPSYSIAAISPKDVDLLKQKGIY is encoded by the coding sequence ATGGCTGAATTAGCACCATCCTCCGGAAAATCGGGCAGCAAACACGTTAAGCGGATGCCTCTTCGCGTAGATCTCACTGCAATGGTTGATCTCGCATTTTTACTAATCACATTTTTTATGCTGACCACATCGCTGCAAAAGCCGCGCGAAATGAGTGTCGTTATGCCTGCTAAAGGGCCTTCAGCGGGAGTATCTGACAAAACAACCCTTACCATTTGTCTGGGCACAAAAAACCAGGCGATGTATTACCTGGGGATGGCAGATAAACCGTTATCCGCTCCCAAGTTAACCGGGTATGGATTAGGTATTCGTACGGCCATTGTTGAAATGAGCAAGCAGGTATTAACCAGCACCGGTAAAAGTATGACGGTAATAATTAAGCCGGCGGAACATTCAGCCTATGAAAACCTGGTTGACGCGCTTGACGAGTTGAACATTACCAGGGTACCATCCTACTCCATTGCTGCCATTTCACCGAAAGATGTTGATCTTTTAAAGCAAAAGGGAATCTATTGA